One genomic window of Aptenodytes patagonicus chromosome 19, bAptPat1.pri.cur, whole genome shotgun sequence includes the following:
- the H6PD gene encoding GDH/6PGL endoplasmic bifunctional protein, protein MLRRVLFTALFMGALPSLAEVSQGHISVVLLGATGDLAKKYLWQGLFQLYMDQVSSGHSFTFHGAALTALEPGQRLMFDVLKKLACPPDESPNRCALLKDQFLKLSQYHQLKTAENYTVLNREIETLLRQEGLKEAGRIFYFSVPPFAYTEIARHINSSCRPPPGAWLRVVLEKPFGHDLESAQQLAAELTSFFREEEMYRVDHYLGKQAVAHILPFRDQNRQFLDPVWNRHHVERVEIVLKETVDAKGRTSFYEQYGVIRDVLQNHLTEALMFLTMELPANVSSAEEVLQRKLQAFQSLRGLEKNSAVLGQYQAYASQVQEELQKAQDYISTTPTFAGVLIHSDSLRWEGVPFLLTSGKALDERVGYVRVLFKNRAYCTQSETLRDAGHSQCKAKQIIFYIGHGALKTPAVLVSRNLFRPVMPEGSWREAVGQSDLHIFGQPLSDYYVYSPVKERDAYSVLISNIYHGRKDFFITTENLLASWGFWTPLLDSISHQPLRLYPGGVENQDLLDFEMVSGEVAFTLAEPVELLNPNGLMPSEYRTIQSKFRQSPLVSAWSEDLISQLASDIEKTASRTVAHSGQFHLALSGGSSPVVLFQQLARHHYAFPWKHTHIWLVDERCVPLSDTESNFFSLHNHLLQNVRVPYFNVHPMPVHLNQRLCVEEDRGTELYAKEIMALVANASFDLVLLGVGTDGHTASLFPQSENGLEGAQTVVLTESPVKPHQRMSLSLPVINKARQVFVLVLGKGKHNITTLLSRVGHEPRKWPISGVSPSSGQLVWYVDYEALLG, encoded by the exons ATGCTGAGAAGAGTCCTGTTTACAGCGTTGTTCATGGGAGCCTTGCCGTCACTGGCTGAAGTCTCCCAGGGCCACATCTCAGTGGTCTTGCTGGGAGCCACCGGTGATTTGGCCAAGAAATACTTGTGGCAGGGTCTATTCCAACTCTACATGGACCAAGTGAGCAGTGGCCACAGCTTCACTTTCCATGGGGCTGCACTGACAGCTCTGGAGCCAGGGCAGAGGCTGATGTTTGATGTGCTGAAGAAGCTGGCCTGTCCCCCAGATGAATCTCCCAACAGGTGTGCTTTGCTCAAGGACCAGTTCCTGAAGCTGAGCCAATACCACCAGCTGAAGACTGCCGAAAACTACACTGTGCTGAACAGAGAGATTGAAACGCTGCTTCGCCAGGAGGGGCTGAAGGAGGCTGGAAGGATCTTCTACTTCTCAGTACCACCATTTGCCTACACAGAGATTGCCCGCCACATCAACAGCAGCTGCAGACCACCTCCAGGAGCCTGGTTGCGTGTGGTGCTGGAGAAACCTTTTGGCCATGACCTGGAATCAgcccagcagctggctgcagagctgacAAGCTTCTTCAGGGAAGAGGAGATGTACCGGGTGGACCACTACCTTGGCAAACAG GCCGTAGCCCATATCCTGCCTTTTCGAGATCAGAACCGACAGTTTCTGGATCCAGTTTGGAACCGACATCATGTGGAAAGAGTGGAGATTGTCTTGAAAGAGACTGTGGATGCTAAAG GCCGCACCAGCTTCTATGAGCAGTATGGAGTCATCCGGGACGTGCTGCAGAACCACCTCACGGAGGCCCTGATGTTCCTCACCATGGAGCTCCCAGCCAACGTGAGCAGCGCCGAAGAGGTTTTGCAGCGCAAGCTGCAGGCCTTCCAGTCCTTGCGGGGCCTGGAGAAAAACAGTGCCGTGTTGGGTCAGTATCAGGCATATGCCAGCCAAGTGCAGGAGGAACTGCAGAAGGCACAAGACTACATCAGCACAACACCAACCTTTGCAG GTGTGCTGATTCACAGCGACAGCCTGCGTTGGGAAGGGGTCCCTTTCCTCCTCACTtctgggaaagctctggatgaacGGGTAGGTTATGTCCGTGTTCTCTTCAAGAACCGGGCCTACTGCACTCAGAGCGAGACTCTGAGAGATGCAGGGCACAGCCAATGTAAAGCCAAGCAGATCATCTTCTACATTGGGCATGGCGCACTCAAGACCCCCGCAGTGCTTGTGAGCAGGAACCTTTTCAGGCCTGTCATGCCAGAAGGCAGTTGGAGAGAAGCAGTAGGTCAGTCAGACCTGCACATTTTTGGACAACCATTGTCTGATTACTATGTGTACAGCCCTGTAAAAGAGAGAGATGCGTATTCTGTCCTCATCTCCAACATCTACCATGGCAGGAAGGACTTCTTCATTACCACTGAGAACCTGTTGGCCTCCTGGGGATTCTGGACACCACTGCTGGATAGCATTTCCCACCAGCCCCTGCGCCTCTACCCTGGGGGCGTGGAGAACCAGGACCTCTTAGACTTTGAAATGGTGAGTGGGGAAGTGGCATTCACACTGGCAGAGCCAGTGGAACTGCTGAACCCCAACGGGCTGATGCCAAGTGAGTACAGGACAATCCAGTCCAAATTTCGGCAAAGTCCCCTGGTCTCAGCATGGTCTGAGGACCTGATTTCCCAGCTGGCTTCTGACATTGAGAAGACAGCAAGCAGGACTGTGGCACACTCTGGGCAGTTCCACCTGGCCCTCTCAGGTGGCTCAAGCCCAGTGGTCCTATTCCAGCAGCTGGCAAGACACCATTATGCCTTCCCGTGGAAGCACACCCACATCTGGCTGGTAGATGAACGTTGTGTCCCTCTCAGTGACACCGAGTCCAACTTCTTCAGCTTGCACAACCACCTCCTCCAGAATGTTAGGGTGCCCTACTTCAACGTCCACCCCATGCCTGTGCACCTGAACCAGCGGCTCTGTGTGGAAGAGGACAGAGGCACGGAGCTGTATGCCAAGGAGATCATGGCCCTGGTGGCCAATGCCAGCTTTGAcctggtgctgctgggggtgGGCACTGATGGGCACACCGCCTCACTCTTCCCCCAGTCTGAAAATGGCTTGGAAGGGGCTCAGACTGTGGTGCTGACTGAAAGCCCTGTCAAACCTCACCAAAGGATGAGCCTTAGCCTACCCGTCATCAACAAGGCCAGGCAggtgtttgtcctggttttggggAAGGGTAAGCACAACATCACCACCCTGCTCAGCAGAGTGGGCCATGAGCCAAGGAAATGGCCTATCTCGGGTGTCAGCCCCAGCTCTGGCCAGCTGGTGTGGTATGTGGATTATGAAGCTCTGCTTGGGTGA